A part of Anabas testudineus chromosome 7, fAnaTes1.2, whole genome shotgun sequence genomic DNA contains:
- the LOC113166743 gene encoding synaptotagmin-2-like isoform X2, with translation MTKWNLFRHQTAPMVAAKPTGASTLTVTPAPVALVSADNSTEPVSKNDAFDEIKNKFLNEIDKIPLPSWAIIAIAVVAALLILTCCFCIIKKCCCKKKKNKKGKKGKGDMGMKNLKGGEDDDDEEDDVEPGLTGDEKEEEVKEKEKLGKLQYSIDYDFQENKLTVGILQAADLLSMDSGGTSDPYVKVFVLPDKKKKFDTKVHKKTLNPVFNETFTFKIPFQEMGGKTLVMSVYDFDRFSKHDVIGEIKIPMNTLDLAKPIEEWRDLDSADQEEPEKLGDICISLRYVPTAGKLTICILEAKNLKKMDVGGLSDPYVKINLLQNGKRLKKKKTTVKKNTLNPYYNESFSFEIPLEQMQKIQAVITVLDYDKIGKNDAIGKIWVGSKATGAGLKHWSDMLANPRRPIAQWHPLQPEEEVDASLAALTAKK, from the exons ATGACGAAGTGGAACTTGTTCAGGCATCAGACAGCGCCCATGGTCGCCGCCAAGCCAACGGGGGCCAGTACCTTGACCGTGACTCCAGCCCCTGTCGCGTTAGTGTCTGCTGACAACTCCACCGAACCGGTCAGCAAGAACGATGCCTTTGACGAGATCAAAAACAAGTTCCTGAACGAAATCGACAAGATCCCAC TGCCATCCTGGGCCATCATTGCCATTGCTGTGGTCGCTGCTTTACTCATTCTAACATGCTGCTTCTGCATCATCAAGAAATGTTGttgcaagaagaagaagaacaagaagggCAAGAAGGGGAAGGGTGACATGGGAATGAAGAACCTGAAAGGGGGAGAG GATGACGATGATGAAGAGGACGATGTTGAACCTGGACTCACTGGggatgagaaagaggaagaagtgaaggagaaagaaaagcttGGGAAGCTGCAGTATTCCATAGATTATGACTTCCAGGAGAACAAG CTCACTGTGGGAATCCTGCAAGCAGCTGATCTCCTCTCCATGGACAGCGGTGGCACCTCTGATCCCTATGTCAAAGTCTTTGTCCTCcctgacaaaaagaagaagtttGACACAAAGGTTCACAAGAAAACGCTTAATCCTGTCTTCAATGAGACCTTTACCTTCAAG ATTCCATTCCAAGAGATGGGAGGAAAGACTCTGGTGATGTCCGTCTATGACTTCGATCGCTTCTCCAAACATGATGTCATCGGAGAAATTAAAATCCCCATGAACACGCTTGACCTGGCTAAGCCAATAGAGGAGTGGAGAGACCTGGACAGCGCAGATCAagaagag CCGGAGAAGCTGGGTGACATTTGCATCTCTCTGCGCTATGTCCCCACTGCTGGAAAACTCACCATCTGTATTCTGGAGGCCAAGAACCTGAAGAAAATGGACGTGGGTGGGCTGTCAG atccCTATGTGAAAATTAACTTGCTGCAGAATGGAAAGaggctgaagaagaagaagacaacagTGAAAAAGAACACTCTGAATCCTTACTACAACGAATCCTTCAGCTTTGAGATTCCTCTTGAGCAAATGCAG AAAATCCAAGCCGTGATCACGGTGCTGGATTATGACAAGATTGGCAAAAACGATGCCATTGGGAAGATCTGGGTGGGAAGCAAGGCCACAGGGGCCGGGCTGAAACACTGGTCTGACATGCTGGCCAACCCCCGTCGCCCCATTGCCCAGTGGCATCCACTGCAGCcggaggaggaggtggacgCCTCCCTCGCAGCCCTGACTGCCAAGAAGTAA
- the LOC113166743 gene encoding synaptotagmin-2-like isoform X1: protein MTKWNLFRHQTAPMVAAKPTGASTLTVTPAPVALVSADNSTEPVSKNDAFDEIKNKFLNEIDKIPLPSWAIIAIAVVAALLILTCCFCIIKKCCCKKKKNKKGKKGKGDMGMKNLKGGEKLQDDDDEEDDVEPGLTGDEKEEEVKEKEKLGKLQYSIDYDFQENKLTVGILQAADLLSMDSGGTSDPYVKVFVLPDKKKKFDTKVHKKTLNPVFNETFTFKIPFQEMGGKTLVMSVYDFDRFSKHDVIGEIKIPMNTLDLAKPIEEWRDLDSADQEEPEKLGDICISLRYVPTAGKLTICILEAKNLKKMDVGGLSDPYVKINLLQNGKRLKKKKTTVKKNTLNPYYNESFSFEIPLEQMQKIQAVITVLDYDKIGKNDAIGKIWVGSKATGAGLKHWSDMLANPRRPIAQWHPLQPEEEVDASLAALTAKK, encoded by the exons ATGACGAAGTGGAACTTGTTCAGGCATCAGACAGCGCCCATGGTCGCCGCCAAGCCAACGGGGGCCAGTACCTTGACCGTGACTCCAGCCCCTGTCGCGTTAGTGTCTGCTGACAACTCCACCGAACCGGTCAGCAAGAACGATGCCTTTGACGAGATCAAAAACAAGTTCCTGAACGAAATCGACAAGATCCCAC TGCCATCCTGGGCCATCATTGCCATTGCTGTGGTCGCTGCTTTACTCATTCTAACATGCTGCTTCTGCATCATCAAGAAATGTTGttgcaagaagaagaagaacaagaagggCAAGAAGGGGAAGGGTGACATGGGAATGAAGAACCTGAAAGGGGGAGAG AAACTACAGGATGACGATGATGAAGAGGACGATGTTGAACCTGGACTCACTGGggatgagaaagaggaagaagtgaaggagaaagaaaagcttGGGAAGCTGCAGTATTCCATAGATTATGACTTCCAGGAGAACAAG CTCACTGTGGGAATCCTGCAAGCAGCTGATCTCCTCTCCATGGACAGCGGTGGCACCTCTGATCCCTATGTCAAAGTCTTTGTCCTCcctgacaaaaagaagaagtttGACACAAAGGTTCACAAGAAAACGCTTAATCCTGTCTTCAATGAGACCTTTACCTTCAAG ATTCCATTCCAAGAGATGGGAGGAAAGACTCTGGTGATGTCCGTCTATGACTTCGATCGCTTCTCCAAACATGATGTCATCGGAGAAATTAAAATCCCCATGAACACGCTTGACCTGGCTAAGCCAATAGAGGAGTGGAGAGACCTGGACAGCGCAGATCAagaagag CCGGAGAAGCTGGGTGACATTTGCATCTCTCTGCGCTATGTCCCCACTGCTGGAAAACTCACCATCTGTATTCTGGAGGCCAAGAACCTGAAGAAAATGGACGTGGGTGGGCTGTCAG atccCTATGTGAAAATTAACTTGCTGCAGAATGGAAAGaggctgaagaagaagaagacaacagTGAAAAAGAACACTCTGAATCCTTACTACAACGAATCCTTCAGCTTTGAGATTCCTCTTGAGCAAATGCAG AAAATCCAAGCCGTGATCACGGTGCTGGATTATGACAAGATTGGCAAAAACGATGCCATTGGGAAGATCTGGGTGGGAAGCAAGGCCACAGGGGCCGGGCTGAAACACTGGTCTGACATGCTGGCCAACCCCCGTCGCCCCATTGCCCAGTGGCATCCACTGCAGCcggaggaggaggtggacgCCTCCCTCGCAGCCCTGACTGCCAAGAAGTAA
- the LOC113167493 gene encoding protein phosphatase 1 regulatory subunit 12B-like isoform X2 has protein sequence MSSYYPRTKDLTRTRRSLTESPPSSPSPTDKNYRHDRLSRYDSSGETATDKPMGRTSSYTRRETRLAALNKQEQDSTTKDYKKMYAEALQENEKLKSRLQDSKQELVKIRSQLEKVTQRHDRISERSTALESEKREKQALEKRVSDMEEEIKQDAPLRFRCGYQP, from the exons ATGTCATCCTACTACCCGCGCACCAAGGACCTGACTCGCACCAGGCGGTCACTGACAGAGTCACCACCATCTTCTCCATCCCCTACAGACAAAAACTACAGA catgacagGCTGTCAAG ATACGACTCCAGTGGAGAAACGGCAACAGACAAACCAATGGGCCGCACCAGCTCTTATACACGGAGAGAGACGAGGCTGGCTGCcctaaacaaacaagaacaagactCCACTACCAAAGACTATAAGAAG ATGTACGCAGAGGCGCTGCAAGAGAATGAGAAGCTCAAGTCCAGGTTGCAGGACAGCAAACAGGAACTGGTCAAGATACGTTCCCAGCTGGAGAAAGTCACTCAG AGACACGACAGGATATCAGAGAGATCTACAGCACTTGAATCAGAGAAAAGG GAAAAACAAGCTCTTGAAAAAAGAGTGTCAGACATGGAGGAGGAAATAAAG CAGGACGCCCCACTGCGGTTCCGCTGTGGGTACCAGCCCTGA
- the LOC113167493 gene encoding protein phosphatase 1 regulatory subunit 12B-like isoform X1, whose protein sequence is MSSYYPRTKDLTRTRRSLTESPPSSPSPTDKNYRHDRLSRYDSSGETATDKPMGRTSSYTRRETRLAALNKQEQDSTTKDYKKMYAEALQENEKLKSRLQDSKQELVKIRSQLEKVTQRHDRISERSTALESEKREKQALEKRVSDMEEEIKILTELKSDNQRLKDENGALIRVISKLSK, encoded by the exons ATGTCATCCTACTACCCGCGCACCAAGGACCTGACTCGCACCAGGCGGTCACTGACAGAGTCACCACCATCTTCTCCATCCCCTACAGACAAAAACTACAGA catgacagGCTGTCAAG ATACGACTCCAGTGGAGAAACGGCAACAGACAAACCAATGGGCCGCACCAGCTCTTATACACGGAGAGAGACGAGGCTGGCTGCcctaaacaaacaagaacaagactCCACTACCAAAGACTATAAGAAG ATGTACGCAGAGGCGCTGCAAGAGAATGAGAAGCTCAAGTCCAGGTTGCAGGACAGCAAACAGGAACTGGTCAAGATACGTTCCCAGCTGGAGAAAGTCACTCAG AGACACGACAGGATATCAGAGAGATCTACAGCACTTGAATCAGAGAAAAGG GAAAAACAAGCTCTTGAAAAAAGAGTGTCAGACATGGAGGAGGAAATAAAG ATCTTAACAGAGCTGAAGTCAGACAACCAGAGGCTAAAGGATGAGAACGGGGCACTCATTCGAGTCATCAGCAAACTGTCCAAATGA
- the LOC113167493 gene encoding protein phosphatase 1 regulatory subunit 12A-like isoform X3 produces MSSYYPRTKDLTRTRRSLTESPPSSPSPTDKNYRHDRLSRYDSSGETATDKPMGRTSSYTRRETRLAALNKQEQDSTTKDYKKMYAEALQENEKLKSRLQDSKQELVKIRSQLEKVTQRHDRISERSTALESEKREKQALEKRVSDMEEEIKDAPLRFRCGYQP; encoded by the exons ATGTCATCCTACTACCCGCGCACCAAGGACCTGACTCGCACCAGGCGGTCACTGACAGAGTCACCACCATCTTCTCCATCCCCTACAGACAAAAACTACAGA catgacagGCTGTCAAG ATACGACTCCAGTGGAGAAACGGCAACAGACAAACCAATGGGCCGCACCAGCTCTTATACACGGAGAGAGACGAGGCTGGCTGCcctaaacaaacaagaacaagactCCACTACCAAAGACTATAAGAAG ATGTACGCAGAGGCGCTGCAAGAGAATGAGAAGCTCAAGTCCAGGTTGCAGGACAGCAAACAGGAACTGGTCAAGATACGTTCCCAGCTGGAGAAAGTCACTCAG AGACACGACAGGATATCAGAGAGATCTACAGCACTTGAATCAGAGAAAAGG GAAAAACAAGCTCTTGAAAAAAGAGTGTCAGACATGGAGGAGGAAATAAAG GACGCCCCACTGCGGTTCCGCTGTGGGTACCAGCCCTGA